A DNA window from Caulobacter mirabilis contains the following coding sequences:
- a CDS encoding class I SAM-dependent methyltransferase codes for MTQGPIIADAPSLMRTTGWADYALLDSGGGRKLERYGPYRVVRPEPQCLWTPRLDAKAWDSADAVFDPTDEDEAGRWRFKGKPVESWALAWNQARFHGRFTNFRHLAFFPEQAANWEWLDARQRAAGRPLKILNLFGYTGVASLVCSLAGAQVTHVDASKQSVQRARENAELSGVANVRWIVEDARRFVQREDRRGNRYDGIILDPPKFGRGPDGEVWRLFEDLPEMIGLCGGLLSDDASFLILNAYAARISGASMAGLVAEAVNRPGRVDWGELALVEEAGERQVGLSFFARWSS; via the coding sequence ATGACCCAAGGCCCGATCATCGCCGACGCTCCCAGCCTGATGCGCACCACGGGCTGGGCGGACTACGCCCTGCTCGACAGCGGCGGCGGCCGCAAGCTGGAGCGCTACGGCCCCTACCGCGTCGTGCGGCCAGAGCCGCAGTGCCTATGGACGCCCCGCCTGGACGCCAAGGCCTGGGATAGCGCCGACGCCGTCTTCGACCCGACCGACGAGGACGAAGCCGGCCGCTGGCGCTTCAAGGGCAAGCCGGTCGAGAGCTGGGCGTTGGCCTGGAACCAGGCGCGCTTCCATGGCCGCTTCACGAATTTCCGCCATCTGGCCTTCTTCCCCGAGCAGGCGGCCAACTGGGAATGGCTGGACGCTCGTCAGCGCGCCGCCGGCCGACCGCTGAAGATCCTGAACCTGTTCGGCTACACCGGCGTCGCCAGCCTGGTCTGCTCCCTGGCCGGCGCCCAGGTGACCCACGTCGACGCCTCGAAACAGTCAGTCCAGCGCGCCCGCGAGAACGCCGAGCTGTCCGGCGTCGCCAACGTCCGCTGGATCGTCGAGGACGCCCGTCGCTTCGTTCAGCGCGAGGACCGCCGCGGCAACCGCTACGACGGGATCATCCTGGATCCGCCGAAGTTCGGCCGCGGACCGGACGGCGAGGTGTGGCGCCTGTTCGAGGACCTGCCGGAGATGATCGGCCTGTGCGGCGGCCTGCTGTCGGACGACGCCTCCTTCCTGATCCTCAACGCCTACGCCGCCCGCATCTCGGGCGCCTCGATGGCCGGCCTGGTCGCCGAGGCGGTGAACAGGCCCGGCCGCGTCGACTGGGGCGAGCTGGCCCTGGTCGAGGAGGCCGGCGAGCGGCAGGTCGGCCTCTCCTTCTTCGCGCGGTGGTCCTCGTGA
- a CDS encoding TrmH family RNA methyltransferase has translation MSRLVTSHSNPTVKAVKALHMRKAREESGQFLAEGLKIVTEAVELGHAPKILLYGKDADGHPLLTRAVAATEKAGGEVIEVNREILEKIAKRDNPQAVLAVFDQRFTPLQTLEPQAAKVWVGLHRVRDPGNLGTIIRTADAAGAGGVILVGDCCDPYSVEAVRATMGSIFAVPIAKAAEAEFIAWRDRWPGSVVGTLLTATVDHKSADYRRPSLVLMGNEQAGLTPELAALCDVNVKIPMRGRADSLNLSVATGIMIYAAGD, from the coding sequence GTGAGCCGGCTCGTCACCTCCCACAGCAACCCCACCGTCAAGGCGGTGAAGGCTCTCCACATGCGCAAGGCGCGCGAGGAGAGCGGCCAGTTCCTGGCCGAGGGCCTGAAGATCGTCACCGAAGCGGTCGAGCTGGGCCACGCGCCGAAGATCCTGCTCTACGGCAAGGACGCCGACGGCCATCCGCTGCTGACCAGGGCCGTCGCGGCGACCGAGAAGGCCGGCGGCGAGGTCATCGAGGTCAATCGCGAGATCCTCGAGAAGATCGCCAAGCGGGACAATCCGCAGGCCGTGCTCGCCGTCTTCGACCAGCGCTTCACGCCGCTGCAGACCTTGGAGCCGCAGGCGGCCAAGGTCTGGGTCGGGCTGCACCGCGTGCGCGACCCCGGCAACCTGGGCACCATCATCCGCACGGCCGACGCGGCCGGCGCCGGCGGGGTGATCCTGGTCGGCGACTGCTGCGACCCCTACTCCGTCGAGGCCGTGCGGGCGACGATGGGTTCGATCTTCGCCGTGCCGATCGCCAAGGCCGCCGAGGCTGAGTTCATCGCCTGGCGCGACCGCTGGCCGGGTTCGGTGGTCGGCACCCTGCTGACCGCTACGGTCGACCACAAGAGCGCCGACTATCGCCGCCCCTCCCTGGTCCTGATGGGCAACGAACAGGCCGGCCTGACGCCCGAGCTGGCGGCCCTCTGCGACGTCAACGTCAAGATCCCCATGCGCGGCCGCGCCGACAGCCTGAACCTGTCGGTGGCCACGGGGATCATGATCTATGCGGCGGGAGACTGA
- a CDS encoding YciI family protein codes for MTRYILSIIQPDGPPPPPEILDPILADLAKVNADMTAAGVRVMAVGLTPPSQAFVVRTGRGKPAVTDGPFAETKEHIGGFTIIDVATLDEARDWATRLATAITLPIEVRALYSD; via the coding sequence ATGACCCGCTACATCCTCAGCATCATCCAGCCCGACGGCCCGCCCCCGCCGCCCGAGATCCTCGACCCGATCCTGGCCGACCTGGCCAAGGTCAACGCCGACATGACCGCCGCCGGCGTCCGGGTGATGGCCGTCGGCCTGACGCCGCCCAGCCAGGCCTTCGTGGTCCGCACCGGCCGCGGCAAGCCGGCCGTCACCGACGGCCCCTTCGCCGAGACCAAGGAACATATCGGCGGCTTCACCATCATCGACGTGGCGACTCTCGACGAGGCGCGGGACTGGGCGACCCGGCTGGCGACGGCGATCACCCTGCCGATCGAGGTGCGGGCGCTGTACTCCGACTAG
- a CDS encoding S41 family peptidase, whose amino-acid sequence MIAALGLAAALTAQPVPEPGVWRSQGYGYVLDVSSRGAQLYDFDGGRCVRGDFIEDLSDMGAITPAGPGRFLLTGDEMHIGFERIAGLPKPCDWPSGPSADPLVNFDTLWAMLDEHYPFFTARGVDWTAVRREYRPKVQALGSKGDPWPIFTEMLGKLHDPHTRLVDGQRRFQARRGDASPIAPIQAALLAYLAKSDSPLAGKVETLAHERLVFGRTPDDVGYIAVPTMGGFDAGPVGWPANTSAAADQRAATQALTTAFSRLAGVRGLILDLRVNPGGSEAFADLIAGCFADRRRLAYSKAAKDGAGQGPAYEAYVEPGACPRFEGPVVVLVGERTTSAAEALVMRLRVLPNVTTLGQPTQGAHSEVLDKTLPNGWRLGLSNEVYRLADGKVYEGVGIPPAVVTPATAPTDPDEIRFGRDIRAAQQRLRP is encoded by the coding sequence ATGATCGCAGCACTGGGCCTGGCGGCGGCGCTGACCGCGCAACCGGTTCCCGAGCCGGGTGTCTGGCGCAGCCAGGGCTACGGCTATGTGCTGGACGTCAGCTCCAGGGGCGCCCAGCTCTACGACTTCGACGGCGGCCGCTGCGTGCGGGGCGACTTCATCGAAGACCTGTCGGACATGGGCGCGATCACGCCGGCGGGGCCGGGACGGTTCCTGCTCACCGGCGACGAGATGCACATCGGCTTCGAGCGGATTGCGGGCCTGCCGAAGCCCTGTGACTGGCCGTCCGGTCCGTCGGCCGATCCGCTGGTCAATTTCGACACGCTCTGGGCGATGCTCGACGAGCATTATCCCTTCTTCACGGCGCGCGGCGTCGACTGGACGGCGGTCCGCCGCGAGTATCGTCCGAAGGTCCAGGCGTTGGGCTCCAAGGGAGATCCCTGGCCGATCTTCACCGAGATGCTGGGCAAGCTCCACGATCCGCACACACGGCTCGTCGACGGGCAGCGGCGGTTCCAGGCGCGCCGCGGCGACGCCTCGCCGATCGCACCGATCCAGGCTGCCCTGCTGGCCTATCTCGCCAAGTCCGACAGCCCGTTGGCCGGGAAGGTGGAGACCCTCGCCCACGAGCGCCTGGTCTTCGGCAGGACCCCGGACGATGTCGGCTACATCGCCGTGCCCACGATGGGCGGGTTCGACGCGGGCCCGGTCGGCTGGCCGGCCAACACCAGCGCCGCGGCGGATCAGCGAGCGGCGACCCAGGCGCTGACGACCGCGTTCAGCCGGCTGGCCGGAGTGCGCGGCCTGATCCTGGACCTGCGCGTCAATCCGGGCGGGTCGGAGGCCTTCGCGGATCTGATCGCCGGCTGCTTCGCGGACCGGAGGCGCCTGGCCTACAGCAAGGCGGCCAAGGACGGCGCCGGGCAGGGGCCGGCCTATGAGGCCTATGTCGAGCCCGGCGCCTGCCCGCGCTTCGAAGGGCCGGTCGTCGTGCTCGTCGGCGAACGCACGACCAGCGCGGCCGAGGCGCTGGTGATGCGGCTGCGGGTCCTGCCGAACGTCACGACGCTGGGTCAGCCGACGCAAGGGGCGCATTCGGAGGTGCTGGACAAGACCCTGCCGAACGGCTGGCGCCTGGGTCTGTCGAACGAGGTCTACCGTCTGGCGGACGGCAAGGTCTACGAGGGTGTCGGCATCCCCCCGGCCGTCGTGACGCCGGCGACCGCGCCGACGGATCCGGACGAGATCCGCTTCGGGCGCGACATTCGCGCGGCGCAGCAGCGTCTGCGGCCGTAG